A stretch of Gambusia affinis linkage group LG10, SWU_Gaff_1.0, whole genome shotgun sequence DNA encodes these proteins:
- the zbtb11 gene encoding zinc finger and BTB domain-containing protein 11: MSCEESYLAILRYLTDEREPYAPGTSGNTKRKIRKAAACYVVRNGTLFYQRRQKGQNDFTELEVVLQDCRRRELINQAHIIEGGEHLNQQLTWEIISQKYWWRGILKNVKDHIRECAQCQSKRSADDGSGPRPFSRQGKRKFGPMDDEDEEEEEDGEDILFSADLSSQRPKLAKGTTKHEVVYVNSKGEVNQFLPKHSQTMLDKLNQQRISNQFCDITLLIEGEEHRAHKAVLAACSEYFNELFFEKGAVTTHEAVVDLSGFAKASFLPLLDFAYTSVLTFNFCVMADIANLARHLLMTEVLQICESVHKQVEEQKLTVYQKGDVHTVVAGSLATEDAKVEPDAYMVTIEDDGSTVVTHGACIQQPVTVLTHAVAGDGVEAGQSETVALIAHGGEGEHSDTLTLISGCGDGLEGETMTVVTHSGQAGASDSLAVVSACLAMEQPQVVEAGAFVLDVDADRHAPSEEVVLESEAAAPTEAQKEETLPVPQKRKRGRPPKVKREVEVEGWIPPEEDPAEEEHGDKQEATLDDLSGRRLRQRYMAEGGYARLHMGLEEEEEAKSVTPPPATPPKVGPRKRGRPPKRPVEPKFDGEPDAVAEESAAESVTVGELRPDEVAAKTAEPEAEAKQQDGAPQSTGSEEHTCSECGMSFHRRYSLIMHTLKHEKARAYKCSLCSKEFQYAASLQAHLARHKQQRSQRASSVPKALAEPGPAERAESELDDKSAAAAYTRREFVCDICGKTLPKLYSLRIHMLTHTGVRPHTCKVCGKTFAHKHSLKMHRVLHDVTKQFQCEYCKKTFVSKRSMEEHTSLHTGESKYLCNTCGATFHRASALSKHLKKHQPKPEVRPFSCSHCEKSFYEAKDLQQHMNKHMGLKPFQCQVCGKCYSWKKDWYSHVKSHSVSEPFKCNVCGKEFFEKALFRRHVKKATHGKKGRVKQNLERECQQCGRKFTQLREYRRHINNHQGVKPFECLTCGVAWADARSLKRHVRTHTGERPYVCPMCQEAHIDARTLRKHMAKYHVDSLPGKIMLEKDTLQFHNQGTQVEHAVSILASDLPPELRPAHQTATEELETVLITEETVEAVEAVQAAQAANEGSMATLSDQGIMQVVNYVLAQQAMSGVKEEASEEIHTMEVEVAHVAEVE, from the exons ATGTCGTGTGAAGAAAGCTACTTGGCTATCCTACGCTATCTGACAGATGAACGGGAACCTTATGCGCCGGGGACCTCCGGTAATACCAAGAGAAAAATACGGAAAGCGGCGGCCTGCTACGTGGTGAGGAACGGGACTCTGTTTTACCAGCGACGGCAGAAAGGCCAGAATGATTTCACCGAGCTGGAGGTGGTGCTGCAGGACTGCCGGAGGAGGGAACTTATCAACCAGGCGCACATTATAGAGGGAGGGGAGCACCTCAACCAGCAGCTCACCTGGGAAATTATCTCTCAGAAGTACTGGTGGAGAG GGATCCTGAAGAACGTGAAAGACCACATCAGAGAATGCGCCCAGTGTCAGAGCAAGCGCAGCGCGGACGACGGCTCTGGGCCGCGGCCGTTCTCACGGCAAGGGAAGCGGAAGTTCGGGCCCATGGATgacgaggacgaggaggaggaggaggacggagAGGACATTTTGTTCTCGGCAGACCTGTCCTCCCAGAGACCCAAGTTAGCCAAAGGGACGACGAAACACGAAGTGGTTTAC GTGAACAGCAAAGGAGAGGTGAACCAGTTCCTGCCCAAACACAGCCAGACCATGCTGGACAAACTGAACCAGCAGCGCATCAGCAACCAGTTCTGTGACATCACGCTGCTGATCGAAGGGGAGGAGCACCGCGCCCACAAGGCCGTGCTGGCCGCCTGCAGCGAGTACTTCAACGAGCTCTTCTTCGAGAAGGGCGCCGTGACGACACATGAGGCCGTGGTGGACCTCTCTG gTTTCGCTAAGGCTAGCTTCCTCCCGCTGCTGGACTTTGCATACACCTCTGTGCTGACCTTTAACTTCTGCGTGATGGCCGACATCGCCAACCTCGCCCGGCACCTGCTGATGACGGAGGTGCTGCAGATATGCGAGTCGGTGCACAAGCAGGTGGAGGAGCAGAAGCTGACGGTGTACCAGAAAGGAGACGTGCACACGGTGGTGGCGGGCAGCCTGGCGACTGAAGACGCCAAGGTGGAGCCAGACGCCTACATGGTGACCATAGAGGACGACGGCAGCACCGTGGTAACGCATGGTGCCTGCATCCAGCAGCCGGTGACGGTCCTGACCCACGCAGTGGCGGGAGACGGCGTAGAGGCCGGGCAGAGCGAGACCGTGGCGCTGATCGCTCATGGCGGGGAGGGGGAGCACAGCGACACCCTCACGCTCATATCGGGATGCGGCGATGGACTGGAGGGCGAGACCATGACGGTGGTGACGCACAGCGGCCAGGCGGGAGCCAGCGACTCGCTCGCCGTGGTGTCGGCCTGCCTGGCCATGGAGCAGCCGCAGGTGGTCGAGGCCGGCGCCTTCGTCCTGGACGTGGACGCCGACAGACACGCCCCCTCAGAGGAAGTGGTGCTGGAGTCGGAGGCGGCCGCTCCGACCGAGGCTCAGAAAGAGGAGACGCTTCCCGTCCCTCAGAAACGCAAGCGGGGCCGTCCGCCCAAGGTGAAGcgggaggtggaggtggaggggtGGATACCACCGGAGGAGGATCCCGCAGAGGAAGAGCACGGCGACAAGCAGGAGGCGACCCTGGACGACCTCAGCGGCAGACGACTGCGGCAGCGCTACATGGCCGAGGGCGGCTACGCCCGGCTACACATGggcctggaggaggaagaggaggcgaaGAGTGTAACTCCGCCCCCAGCCACGCCCCCAAAG GTGGGTccgaggaagagaggaagaccTCCAAAGAGGCCGGTGGAGCCTAAGTTTGATGGCGAGCCAGACGCCGTCGCGGAGGAGAGCGCCGCGGAGAGCGTGACGGTCGGAGAGCTCCGACCTGACGAGGTGGCGGCGAAGACGGCGGAGCCAGAGGCAGAGGCCAAGCAGCAAGACGGCGCACCGCAGAGCACCGGCAGCGAAGAGCACACCTGCTCCGAGTGCGGCATGTCCTTCCACAGGCGCTACTCTCTCATCATGCACACACTGAAACACGAGAAGGCCCGCGCTTACAAGTGCAGC CTCTGCAGTAAGGAGTTCCAGTACGCCGCCTCGCTCCAGGCTCACCTGGCCCGACACAAGCAGCAGAGAAGCCAGCGGGCGTCGTCCGTCCCCAAAGCCCTGGCGGAGCCGGGCCCCGCGGAGCGAGCAGAGAGCGAGCTGGACGACAAGTCGGCGGCGGCGGCCTACACCCGCCGGGAGTTTGTGTGCGACATCTGCGGGAAGACGCTGCCGAAGCTGTACTCGCTGCGGATCCACATGCTGACCCACACGGGCGTGCGGCCGCACACCTGCAAGGTGTGTGGCAAGACGTTCGCCCACAAGCACAGCCTGAAGATGCACCGCGTGCTGCACGACGTCACCAAGCAGTTCCAGTGCGAGTACTGCAAGAAGACGTTCGTCAGCAAGAGGAGCATGGAGGAGCACACCAGCCTGCACACag GTGAGTCAAAGTACCTGTGCAACACCTGCGGCGCCACCTTCCACCGAGCCTCGGCTCTGAGCAAGCACTTGAAGAAGCACCAGCCCAAACCGGAAGTGCGTCCGTTCTCTTGTTCTCA CTGTGAGAAGAGTTTCTATGAAGCGAAGGATCTCCAGCAGCACATGAACAAGCACATGGGCCTGAAGCCCTTCCAGTGCCAGGTGTGTGGGAAGTGCTACAGCTGGAAGAAGGACTGGTACTCACACGTCAAGTCCCACAGCGTGTCGGAGCCCTTCAA GTGTAACGTGTGCGGGAAGGAGTTCTTCGAGAAGGCTCTGTTCAGGAGACACGTGAAGAAAGCCACGCACGGCAAGAAGGGCCGGGTGAAGCAGAACCTGGAGCGGGAGTGTCAGCAGTGTGGCAGGAAGTTCACTCAGCTCAGAGAGTACCGGCGCCACATCAACAACCACCAGG gAGTGAAGCCGTTTGAATGTCTGACCTGCGGCGTGGCCTGGGCTGACGCCCGCTCTCTCAAACGCCACGTCCGGACTCACACGGGCGAGCGGCCGTACGTGTGCCCGATGTGCCAGGAGGCGCACATCGACGCGCGCACGCTGCGCAAGCACATGGCCAAGTACCACGTGGACAGCCTTCCAGGGAAGATCATGCTGGAGAAGGACACCCTGCAGTTCCACAACCAGGGCACCCAGGTGGAGCACGCCGTCAGCATCCTGGCCTCCGACCTGCCGCCGGAGCTCAGGCCCGCCCACCAGACCGCCACCGAGGAGCTGGAGACGGTGCTGATCACCGAGGAGACGGTGGAGGCCGTGGAGGCGGTGCAGGCCGCGCAGGCCGCCAACGAAGGCTCGATGGCGACGCTGTCGGATCAGGGCATCATGCAGGTGGTGAACTACGTCCTGGCCCAGCAGGCCATGTCCGGGGTCAAGGAGGAGGCGTCGGAGGAGATTCACACCATGGAGGTGGAGGTGGCTCACGTAGCCGAGGTGGAGTAA